ACTTCAATTGCATCTGCACCAGACTCATAAGCCTTCACAAATGCTGCCATAGTGTTTTCAGGTGCTACTGCACTTGCTCCTCGATGTGCCCATATCTCCAAGAGTCATCCCTCATTAGCTATACGCTGTAATTTGGTGCCTCTTTAGTAATATGCACATCATGCGGATGACTTTCCCTTAATCCTGCAGCCGTGATTTTAATAAACTGGGCATCATCTTGTAATTTTTCAATTGTTGGTGTACCGCAATACCCCATCCCAGCTCGAAGACCACCGATCAATTGGTAGACTGTCTCACTTAAAGCTCCACGATATGGCACGCGCCCTTCAATACCTTCAGGAACTAATTTTTTATTTTGCTCTTGAAAATAGCGATCAGAACTACCAGCCTTCATAGCACCAATAGATCCCATACCACGATACACTTTAAAACTTCTCCCTTGGAAAATTTCCATTTCCCCTGGGCTTTCTTCTGTTCCTGCAAATAAACTACCAATCATTACGATATTTGCTCCAGCTGCAATCGCTTTTACAATGTCTCCGGAATATTTAATACCACCATCAGCGATAATGGGAACTCCATATTCTCTAGCAACGGATGCACAGTCGTAAATTGCTGTAATTTGCGGTACTCCAATACCTGCTACTACCCTTGTTGTACAAATAGATCCTGGTCCAATACCAACCTTCACAGCATCGGCACCGGCTTCTATTAGATCGCGTGTAGCCTCTCCAGTAGCCACATTACCCGCAATCAAGCTCATATCAGGATACTTTGCTCGCAATGACTTAACCATGTGAATAACGCCATCAGAGTGACCGTGAGCCGTATCAACAATAATTACATCAGCACCAGCACGAATGAGCGCATCAACTCGATCAAACGCATCTCCTCCAGTTGAAACAGCAGCTCCTACTAATAGACGCCCATGCTCATCTTTTGCTGCATTCGGGAATTGTTTAGCTTTTTCTATATCTTTAATCGTAATCAATCCACGCAAAACTCCACTCTCATCGACAATAGGGAGCTTTTCTACTTTGTGTTGCTGTAAAATACCTTTTGCTTTTTCTAACGTCGTCCCTACTGGCGCAGTAATTAATGGTTCGCGAGTCATCACTTCAGCAATAGAACGACTATAGTTTTTCTCAAATCGTAAATCACGATTCGTTAAAATTCCAACTAACCTCCGCTCTCCATCTACAATGGGTACCCCGGAGATCCGATATTTTGCCATAATTGCTTCAGCGTCATAAATTGGACGATCAGCCGTCAAGAAAATAGGATCTGTGATAACTCCACTTTCTGAGCGTTTTACTTTATCAACTTCATCAGCTTGCTCTGCTATAGATAAGTTCTTATGAATAATGCCAATGCCACCTTCACGAGCAATAGCAATGGCCAATTTTGATTCTGTCACTGTATCCATACTTGCACTAATCAAAGGAATATTAAGTTTAATCTTTTTCGTTAAAAAAGTTGTTAAATCGACGTCCCTCGGTAAAATACTTGATCGAGCAGGTAGAAGAAGCACATCATCAAAGGTAAGTCCTTCTGATTTAAATTTACTTTCCCAGCGTGTCACAAAAAAGCCTCCCTATTAATGAATACAACCTAAAATTCCGGCAGATATTATGTGTAAGTCTACATAGCCAAATAGGGCGTGTCAACTGAAATATAAAAGGAGTAGAAGGTGAATGGAGGAAAACCTCAAACTTTCACAACTATGGCTTTTAGAAAACCCACTTCTGGCTAAAAAAAAATTGTGTGAACTACATCAATTAAACGAGGACTGTAAACCCACTTACGAAAATTACTATGAACTTGCTACAAGTATACGACAAATGAGGGCGCTACTTAACGATGCAAAAAGTTGTTCAATTCGCACACGTCCTATTCTTTTATACTATGCTTCCGTTCAATTAGCAAAAGCTACAATAATTTGTAGTCAACTTAATTCGGCAAATCATCATCTCACGCAAAAACATGGAGTATCTATTCAAAGTAAAAAAATAGTAAATGGAAAATACTTAGAAGAACGAATTCGCATAGAAAAACAAGGAACACTCATCACTTGGTTACAAGCCATCTCTACATTAAAGCATATACAATATAGCGACGTAAGCGAAACTACTCCCACGCAATTAAATAGTCTTCGTGGACTTCAACTTTCGATCAAAGATTTATGGACAATGTTACCCGAGAGTGAGCTGTATGAACGTACTGGCTCACTTACACGTAAAATTTATGTAGATAAATTAGAGATAAGCAAAGAAAGAACAATGTTTACATTACCTAGAATATTATTGGCACAGTGGGGACTAACCATTGATCAATTTGAAGAGTGGATTCGATGTCAG
The genomic region above belongs to Sulfoacidibacillus ferrooxidans and contains:
- the guaB gene encoding IMP dehydrogenase, which produces MTRWESKFKSEGLTFDDVLLLPARSSILPRDVDLTTFLTKKIKLNIPLISASMDTVTESKLAIAIAREGGIGIIHKNLSIAEQADEVDKVKRSESGVITDPIFLTADRPIYDAEAIMAKYRISGVPIVDGERRLVGILTNRDLRFEKNYSRSIAEVMTREPLITAPVGTTLEKAKGILQQHKVEKLPIVDESGVLRGLITIKDIEKAKQFPNAAKDEHGRLLVGAAVSTGGDAFDRVDALIRAGADVIIVDTAHGHSDGVIHMVKSLRAKYPDMSLIAGNVATGEATRDLIEAGADAVKVGIGPGSICTTRVVAGIGVPQITAIYDCASVAREYGVPIIADGGIKYSGDIVKAIAAGANIVMIGSLFAGTEESPGEMEIFQGRSFKVYRGMGSIGAMKAGSSDRYFQEQNKKLVPEGIEGRVPYRGALSETVYQLIGGLRAGMGYCGTPTIEKLQDDAQFIKITAAGLRESHPHDVHITKEAPNYSV
- a CDS encoding YaaC family protein produces the protein MEENLKLSQLWLLENPLLAKKKLCELHQLNEDCKPTYENYYELATSIRQMRALLNDAKSCSIRTRPILLYYASVQLAKATIICSQLNSANHHLTQKHGVSIQSKKIVNGKYLEERIRIEKQGTLITWLQAISTLKHIQYSDVSETTPTQLNSLRGLQLSIKDLWTMLPESELYERTGSLTRKIYVDKLEISKERTMFTLPRILLAQWGLTIDQFEEWIRCQDIHHILTNIRYNDNKITLDLGTNLHSILHFKPSSHLFLQNNFHYFNNYNHNTCMIAFNGPQLPWPLSNELYLQEPIIYYMLLFHLSMLSRYYPLEWLDLIADDTSIDYMSIELLCNHTESVLIRYAIEWFILN